In the genome of Nocardioides marmoribigeumensis, one region contains:
- a CDS encoding alkaline phosphatase family protein — translation MRPSVIDDFGMPVSSYPLYRTESKVSDFEMTRACPGGAPSSYDAACGDWVVNTAQPSSPPYNTTNANARFMPLIDDDVYPNIGDRLSDAGISWAWYAGGWDQVNSDPSKVPQFQFHHQPFLYFEDYAPGTPGRAHLRDSEEFVAAAKAGALPTVSFVKPYASENEHPGYASEPLGSANLVELVRAVVEGGSAGNTLVVVTYDEFGGQWDHVSPPTGDAWGPGTRIPAMVIGRSLTRSGVDHTRYDTTSILATIERSFGLEPLGTRDASVNDLAAAVAAGGR, via the coding sequence GTGCGTCCCTCGGTCATCGACGACTTCGGCATGCCGGTGTCGAGCTACCCGCTCTACCGCACGGAGTCGAAGGTCAGCGACTTCGAGATGACCAGAGCCTGCCCGGGCGGCGCGCCCTCGTCGTACGACGCGGCCTGCGGTGACTGGGTGGTCAACACCGCCCAGCCCTCCAGCCCGCCGTACAACACGACGAACGCCAACGCCCGCTTCATGCCGCTGATCGACGACGACGTCTACCCCAACATCGGCGACCGGCTGAGCGACGCGGGCATCTCCTGGGCGTGGTACGCCGGTGGGTGGGACCAGGTGAACAGCGACCCGTCGAAGGTGCCGCAGTTCCAGTTCCACCACCAGCCGTTCCTCTACTTCGAGGACTACGCGCCGGGGACGCCCGGGCGGGCGCACCTGCGCGACAGCGAGGAGTTCGTGGCGGCGGCGAAGGCAGGCGCCCTGCCCACGGTGAGCTTCGTCAAGCCCTACGCGTCGGAGAACGAGCACCCGGGCTACGCCAGCGAGCCGCTCGGCAGCGCCAACCTCGTCGAGCTGGTCCGCGCGGTGGTCGAGGGCGGGTCGGCCGGCAACACGCTCGTGGTCGTGACCTACGACGAGTTCGGCGGCCAGTGGGACCACGTCTCGCCGCCCACCGGGGACGCGTGGGGGCCGGGCACGAGGATCCCGGCGATGGTGATCGGTCGGTCGCTCACGCGGTCGGGCGTCGACCACACCCGCTACGACACGACGTCGATCCTGGCGACGATCGAGCGCAGCTTCGGGCTCGAGCCGCTGGGCACACGCGACGCCTCCGTCAACGACCTCGCCGCTGCGGTCGCCGCCGGGGGGCGCTGA
- the gvpJ gene encoding gas vesicle protein GvpJ, translating to MTASAQRRSGGYLERPAPSGLADVVEIILDKGIVIDAYVRVSLVGIELLTIDARIVIASVDTYLRFAEATNRLDLYEKGGKDLTEAIGDLQEGGASKKTSGAIKGVKKAIKGATSSDDDDEDDSSSRRRSSSSRRRQSSDA from the coding sequence ATGACCGCATCCGCCCAGCGCCGCTCCGGCGGCTACCTCGAGCGCCCCGCCCCGAGCGGGCTCGCCGACGTCGTCGAGATCATCCTGGACAAGGGCATCGTCATCGACGCCTACGTCCGGGTCTCGCTCGTCGGCATCGAGCTGCTCACCATCGATGCCCGCATCGTGATCGCCAGCGTCGACACCTACCTCCGCTTCGCGGAGGCGACCAACCGCCTCGACCTCTACGAGAAGGGCGGCAAGGACCTCACCGAGGCCATCGGCGACCTCCAGGAGGGTGGCGCGTCGAAGAAGACCAGCGGCGCGATCAAGGGCGTGAAGAAGGCGATCAAGGGCGCCACGTCCAGCGACGACGACGATGAGGACGACAGCAGCTCGCGTCGCCGGAGCTCGTCGTCGAGGAGGAGGCAGTCCTCGGATGCCTGA
- a CDS encoding Hsp20/alpha crystallin family protein, whose protein sequence is MLLRTTDPFRDLDRLAQQMLGAAGTTNRPAVMPMDAWREGDRFVIEFDLPGISRESLDIDVERNVLTVRAERVARNGDWERLASERPTGVFSRQLVLGDNLDLDRIEASYDAGVLRLVVPVAERAKPRKVTVTGLETGKDEQVSIES, encoded by the coding sequence ATGCTGCTGCGCACCACCGACCCCTTCCGCGACCTCGACCGCCTGGCCCAGCAGATGCTGGGAGCTGCCGGCACCACCAACCGCCCGGCCGTCATGCCGATGGACGCCTGGCGCGAGGGTGACCGGTTCGTCATCGAGTTCGACCTTCCCGGCATCAGCCGCGAGTCGCTCGACATCGACGTCGAGCGCAACGTCCTCACGGTCCGCGCCGAGCGCGTCGCCCGCAACGGCGACTGGGAGCGACTGGCGTCCGAGCGGCCGACCGGCGTCTTCAGCCGCCAGCTCGTGCTGGGCGACAACCTCGACCTCGACCGCATCGAGGCGAGCTATGACGCCGGCGTCCTGCGCCTCGTCGTCCCCGTGGCCGAGCGGGCCAAGCCCCGCAAGGTGACGGTGACCGGTCTCGAGACCGGCAAGGACGAGCAGGTCTCGATCGAGAGCTGA
- a CDS encoding gas vesicle protein K encodes MSAPGDNAAKLLTQRLDTDPDSVERDLFKLVLTVIELVRQLMEAQALRRVDEGDLSDEQVEALGLGLCRLEEAMEELKARYDLTTADLNIDLGPLGTLLSEA; translated from the coding sequence GTGAGCGCGCCGGGCGACAACGCCGCCAAGCTCCTCACCCAGCGCCTGGACACCGATCCCGACTCGGTCGAGCGCGACCTGTTCAAGCTCGTGCTCACCGTCATCGAGCTGGTCCGCCAGCTGATGGAGGCCCAGGCGCTGCGCCGGGTCGACGAGGGCGACCTCAGCGACGAGCAGGTCGAGGCGCTGGGGCTCGGGCTGTGTCGCCTGGAGGAGGCGATGGAGGAGCTCAAGGCCCGCTACGACCTGACCACCGCCGACCTCAACATCGATCTCGGACCTCTCGGCACCCTGCTGTCCGAGGCCTGA
- a CDS encoding SRPBCC family protein, translating into MAKNDNGLELLKGAGQDLFRNLGDKALDTVNDKISGLTDKLSDVSEGGGMLGKAAGKAGESAAQGDNPVMGGLKGLAGGVKDKITGGGGKGSGGKGTKSTNIIESIDVGVPISVAYNQWTQFNDFPTMMKKVEKAEAEDDNKITFKAQIFLSHRQWEATILEQVPDERIVWRSKGEKGYVNGAVTFHELAPSLTRILVVLEYHPQGLFERTGNLWRAQGRRARLELKHFRRHVMTQTILEADEVEGWRGVIHDGEVVETHEEHVEKEESEQEQDGEDYDEPEDEYDEDEDEPEDEPEDEYDEAEEPEDSEDSEDSEDEAEDEYEDEDEEPDEERRAS; encoded by the coding sequence ATGGCGAAGAACGACAACGGACTGGAGCTCCTCAAGGGAGCCGGGCAGGACCTGTTCCGCAACCTGGGCGACAAGGCCCTCGACACCGTCAACGACAAGATCTCTGGCCTCACCGACAAGCTGAGCGACGTCTCCGAGGGCGGCGGCATGCTCGGCAAGGCGGCCGGCAAGGCCGGGGAGAGTGCCGCCCAGGGCGACAACCCCGTGATGGGCGGGCTCAAGGGCCTCGCCGGCGGCGTCAAGGACAAGATCACCGGCGGCGGGGGCAAGGGCAGCGGTGGCAAGGGCACCAAGTCCACGAACATCATCGAGTCGATCGACGTCGGCGTCCCGATCTCCGTGGCCTACAACCAGTGGACCCAGTTCAACGACTTCCCGACGATGATGAAGAAGGTCGAGAAGGCGGAGGCCGAGGACGACAACAAGATCACCTTCAAGGCCCAGATCTTCCTCTCCCACCGGCAGTGGGAGGCCACGATCCTCGAGCAGGTCCCCGACGAGCGCATCGTCTGGCGGTCCAAGGGCGAGAAGGGCTACGTCAACGGCGCGGTCACCTTCCACGAGCTCGCTCCGTCGCTGACCCGGATCCTCGTGGTCCTGGAGTACCACCCCCAGGGGCTGTTCGAGCGCACCGGCAATCTCTGGCGCGCGCAGGGCCGGCGTGCCAGGCTCGAGCTCAAGCACTTCCGACGCCACGTGATGACCCAGACCATCCTCGAGGCCGACGAGGTCGAGGGATGGCGCGGCGTGATCCACGACGGCGAGGTGGTGGAGACCCACGAGGAGCACGTCGAGAAGGAGGAGTCCGAGCAGGAGCAGGACGGCGAGGACTACGACGAGCCCGAGGACGAGTACGACGAGGACGAGGACGAGCCCGAGGACGAGCCCGAGGACGAGTACGACGAGGCCGAGGAGCCGGAGGACTCCGAGGACTCCGAGGACTCCGAGGACGAAGCGGAGGACGAGTACGAGGACGAGGACGAGGAACCCGACGAGGAACGCCGGGCCAGCTGA
- a CDS encoding SWIM zinc finger family protein produces the protein MSSYRAASTLVPGETARLGLETALGATPRGLVEHPRFFSGMLARPDVAAAALLAVADVAGSRYFDAGLMQRLANLDPVLTASGDRLRVESFSLCNGVHARLDLLADGIDSGELSHGTTNVDVNQPLRTALSGIGRTDLVHLDVGTDGLSVATLDGTHHERKVDLPDRWVRGFAETPVLASRMTLRAEMTGPVAARWLASLPRATPGPSYHLVPGPGGLRQSLRPTPTSVHLAGAGRLGAAGRVARFATSLQVFGSDDDASAWVLTLPGARLTLLLSPQPYRGFSGEGGLLTTLTADSAEGSAARLLEHLAWEPLIDPAALAAATGLAATDVEAGLGFLAATGKVGFDLSEQTWFHRELPWDAERVERDNPRLRDARRLVAEDAVRRTDDGWEVRTGDHRQWVTPDGEGWRCTCPWWAKYAGARGACKHVLAVLLVTRGD, from the coding sequence GTGAGCTCCTACCGTGCCGCCTCGACGCTCGTGCCGGGCGAGACCGCCCGGCTCGGGCTGGAGACCGCGCTCGGCGCCACCCCGCGCGGCCTCGTCGAGCACCCGCGCTTCTTCTCCGGGATGCTCGCCCGGCCAGACGTCGCCGCCGCGGCGCTCCTGGCGGTCGCCGACGTGGCCGGCAGCCGCTACTTCGACGCCGGGCTGATGCAGCGCCTCGCCAACCTCGACCCCGTCCTCACCGCGTCGGGTGACCGGCTGCGCGTGGAGTCCTTCTCGCTGTGCAACGGCGTCCACGCCCGGCTCGACCTGCTGGCCGACGGCATCGACTCCGGCGAGCTGTCCCACGGCACCACCAACGTCGACGTCAACCAGCCGCTGCGCACCGCCCTGTCCGGGATCGGGCGCACCGACCTCGTGCACCTCGACGTCGGCACCGACGGGCTGTCGGTCGCGACCCTCGACGGCACCCACCACGAGCGCAAGGTCGACCTGCCCGACCGCTGGGTGCGTGGCTTCGCCGAGACGCCCGTGCTCGCCTCGCGGATGACGCTGCGCGCCGAGATGACCGGCCCCGTCGCCGCCCGCTGGCTGGCCTCGCTCCCCCGCGCCACGCCCGGGCCGTCGTACCACCTGGTGCCGGGGCCCGGCGGTCTGCGTCAGTCGCTCCGGCCCACGCCGACCTCGGTCCACCTCGCCGGCGCGGGACGCCTCGGCGCGGCGGGTCGCGTGGCGCGGTTCGCCACGTCGCTGCAGGTCTTCGGGTCCGACGACGACGCGAGCGCCTGGGTCCTCACGCTCCCGGGAGCACGCCTCACCCTGCTGCTCTCACCGCAGCCCTACCGCGGCTTCTCCGGCGAGGGCGGGCTGCTCACCACGCTGACCGCGGACTCCGCCGAGGGCTCGGCCGCCCGCCTGCTCGAGCACCTCGCGTGGGAGCCCCTGATCGACCCCGCCGCCCTCGCTGCGGCGACCGGCCTCGCCGCGACCGACGTGGAGGCGGGTCTCGGCTTCCTCGCCGCGACCGGCAAGGTCGGCTTCGACCTGAGCGAGCAGACCTGGTTCCACCGCGAGCTGCCCTGGGACGCCGAGCGCGTGGAGCGCGACAACCCGCGACTGCGCGACGCCCGCCGCCTGGTGGCGGAGGACGCGGTGCGCCGCACCGACGACGGCTGGGAGGTCCGCACCGGCGACCACCGGCAGTGGGTCACCCCCGACGGCGAGGGCTGGCGCTGCACCTGCCCCTGGTGGGCGAAGTACGCCGGCGCGCGCGGCGCCTGCAAGCACGTGCTGGCCGTGCTGCTGGTCACGCGGGGCGACTGA
- a CDS encoding gas vesicle protein — MSQTPATGSRGYGGLERPDYGPAPSNLADVLERVLDKGIVIAGDIKVNLLDIELLTIKIRLLVVSVDKAMEMGIDWWRHDPMLSSGEQDLQSENRELRRRIEELEGGGSDE, encoded by the coding sequence ATGAGCCAGACACCGGCCACCGGCAGCCGGGGGTACGGCGGTCTCGAGCGGCCGGACTACGGCCCGGCGCCGTCCAACCTCGCCGACGTGCTCGAACGCGTGCTGGACAAGGGCATCGTGATCGCCGGCGACATCAAGGTCAACCTGCTCGACATCGAGCTGCTCACGATCAAGATCCGGCTCCTCGTGGTCTCGGTCGACAAGGCGATGGAGATGGGCATCGACTGGTGGCGCCACGACCCGATGCTCAGCTCGGGCGAGCAGGACCTGCAGTCCGAGAACCGCGAGCTGCGCCGCCGGATCGAGGAGCTCGAGGGCGGGGGCTCCGATGAGTGA
- a CDS encoding GvpL/GvpF family gas vesicle protein, with amino-acid sequence MPDVMAPAHETGCYVYGVVPTGAVVEGVLGVDDEPVHLVDAGEVAVVVSPLALDRPPARRAELLAHSRVVDALAAVGPVVPVRFGSVVLDEEAALDEVLSDGRDLVALLERLRHVVQLNLRATYVEEQVLAEVVESDPVVAELRRRTRDLPAGTMHPDLVRLGERVSMALDQVREHDRGELLAEVEPLAEAVRVRQVGGTDGLLDVALLVEREHLVAVEERLEDLAAEVHPRVRLRLVGPVPPYDFVEDRSWV; translated from the coding sequence ATGCCTGACGTGATGGCGCCGGCCCACGAGACCGGCTGCTACGTCTACGGCGTCGTGCCGACAGGTGCGGTGGTCGAGGGCGTCCTCGGGGTCGACGACGAGCCCGTCCACCTGGTCGACGCGGGTGAGGTCGCCGTCGTGGTGAGCCCCCTCGCGCTCGACCGGCCGCCGGCGCGGCGGGCCGAGCTCCTGGCGCACAGCCGGGTGGTCGACGCGCTCGCCGCGGTCGGACCCGTCGTGCCCGTGCGGTTCGGCTCGGTCGTCCTCGACGAGGAGGCCGCCCTCGACGAGGTGCTCTCCGACGGGCGCGACCTGGTCGCGCTCCTCGAGCGCCTGCGGCACGTCGTCCAGCTCAACCTGCGCGCGACGTACGTCGAGGAGCAGGTCCTGGCCGAGGTGGTCGAGTCGGACCCGGTCGTGGCGGAGCTGCGACGCCGCACGCGCGACCTGCCCGCCGGGACCATGCACCCCGACCTCGTGCGGCTCGGCGAGCGCGTCTCCATGGCGCTGGACCAGGTGCGCGAGCACGACCGGGGCGAGCTGCTCGCCGAGGTCGAGCCGCTGGCGGAGGCGGTGCGCGTGCGCCAGGTCGGCGGGACCGACGGGCTGCTCGACGTCGCCCTGCTCGTGGAGCGCGAGCACCTGGTCGCGGTCGAGGAGCGGCTGGAGGACCTGGCTGCCGAGGTGCACCCGCGGGTGCGCCTGCGGCTGGTGGGCCCCGTGCCGCCGTACGACTTCGTGGAGGACCGCTCGTGGGTCTGA
- a CDS encoding gas vesicle protein, with protein sequence MTVLQTEAEAELTTMGDASRISLVDLLDRLLGTGVVLAGDVLISLAGVDLVQVRLHALITSVRADMPVPRHLRDDLIPGDPW encoded by the coding sequence ATGACCGTGCTGCAGACCGAGGCCGAGGCCGAGCTCACCACGATGGGCGACGCCTCGCGGATCTCGCTGGTCGACCTGCTCGACCGGCTGCTCGGCACCGGGGTCGTGCTCGCCGGTGACGTGCTGATCTCCCTGGCCGGGGTCGACCTGGTGCAGGTGCGCCTGCACGCGCTGATCACCAGCGTCCGCGCGGACATGCCGGTGCCCCGGCACCTGCGCGACGACCTGATCCCGGGGGACCCGTGGTGA
- a CDS encoding GvpL/GvpF family gas vesicle protein, producing the protein MSEPGAYLFAVARGLDPAVLAGSEGLRSAPLRVVEDGDLQAVVCDVDLTEFGEAALTAHLEDLAWVEEVARRHNDVVWQTAQQATTAPARLVTIFAGDASVARMLADHRTHLAASLDAVDGCQEWSLKVYAAPAPAEPAPTAPAAGSSGSGAAYLQRKKQAAEQRRHSGEQAAQLAEAAYRTLGEHAVAARRLAPQDPRLTGRREPMVLNAAFLVPVSDAEDFQAAVSGLDFRGGVVTAELAGPWPAYSFATLERA; encoded by the coding sequence ATGAGTGAGCCCGGGGCCTACCTCTTCGCCGTCGCGCGCGGGCTCGACCCCGCCGTGCTGGCCGGCAGCGAGGGGCTGAGGTCCGCGCCGCTGCGGGTCGTCGAGGACGGCGACCTCCAGGCGGTCGTGTGCGACGTCGACCTGACGGAGTTCGGCGAGGCCGCGCTGACCGCGCACCTCGAGGACCTGGCGTGGGTCGAGGAGGTGGCCCGGCGGCACAACGACGTCGTCTGGCAGACCGCCCAACAGGCCACCACCGCTCCCGCGCGGCTGGTCACGATCTTCGCCGGTGACGCGAGCGTGGCGCGGATGCTCGCCGACCACCGGACCCACCTCGCCGCGAGCCTCGACGCCGTCGACGGCTGCCAGGAGTGGAGCCTCAAGGTCTACGCCGCGCCTGCCCCCGCCGAGCCCGCCCCCACGGCCCCCGCAGCGGGGAGCAGCGGCTCGGGTGCGGCCTACCTCCAGCGCAAGAAGCAGGCCGCCGAGCAGCGGCGCCACAGCGGGGAGCAGGCGGCCCAGCTGGCCGAGGCTGCCTACCGCACGCTCGGGGAGCACGCGGTGGCCGCGCGACGGCTCGCCCCGCAGGACCCGCGGCTGACCGGCCGACGCGAGCCGATGGTGCTCAACGCCGCGTTCCTCGTGCCGGTGTCCGACGCCGAGGACTTCCAGGCCGCGGTGAGCGGTCTGGACTTCCGTGGCGGGGTCGTGACGGCCGAGCTCGCGGGTCCCTGGCCGGCGTACTCCTTCGCGACCCTGGAGCGGGCATGA
- a CDS encoding SDR family NAD(P)-dependent oxidoreductase: protein MTGPRVGRWALVVGAAGDLGSAIARALRVEGWSLLVADHPSRADPLEHVAAALREDAEAGAGQVVTAAFDVTDAEEVSVTLRALAAEHGVPGAVVVSSGVQGPFRPIQEYDVADAARVLEVNVVGTFSVLAAVGSILAEADRPASIVLLASMAGVSGAPNMSAYSASKAAVIGLARSAAKDLAPHGIRVNSISPAFIGPGVMWNNQVAAQAAVGSQYFSTDPDEVSRQMIGMIPLRRCGTPSEVADVVAWLAGPRSSYVTGQNIEITGGSV from the coding sequence GTGACTGGTCCCCGGGTGGGCCGCTGGGCTCTTGTCGTCGGCGCGGCCGGCGATCTCGGCTCCGCGATCGCGCGCGCCCTCCGGGTCGAGGGCTGGTCCCTGCTGGTCGCCGACCACCCCTCGCGGGCCGACCCCCTGGAGCACGTCGCGGCCGCGCTCAGGGAGGACGCGGAGGCGGGCGCCGGACAGGTGGTGACCGCCGCGTTCGACGTCACCGATGCCGAGGAGGTCTCCGTGACGCTGCGAGCCCTGGCGGCCGAGCACGGCGTCCCGGGTGCGGTCGTGGTGAGCAGCGGCGTCCAGGGGCCGTTCCGCCCGATCCAGGAGTACGACGTGGCCGACGCGGCCCGGGTGCTCGAGGTCAACGTAGTGGGCACCTTCTCGGTCCTCGCCGCGGTCGGGTCGATCCTCGCCGAGGCCGATCGTCCCGCCTCGATCGTGCTGCTCGCCTCGATGGCGGGGGTGTCCGGTGCACCCAACATGAGCGCCTACTCCGCGTCCAAGGCGGCGGTCATCGGCCTGGCCCGGAGTGCGGCGAAGGACCTTGCCCCGCACGGGATCCGCGTCAACTCGATCTCGCCGGCCTTCATCGGACCGGGCGTGATGTGGAACAACCAGGTGGCCGCACAGGCCGCGGTCGGCAGCCAGTACTTCTCCACCGACCCCGACGAGGTCTCTCGCCAGATGATCGGCATGATCCCGTTGCGTCGGTGCGGCACTCCCTCCGAGGTCGCGGATGTCGTCGCGTGGCTGGCGGGCCCGCGCTCGTCGTACGTCACCGGGCAGAACATCGAGATCACGGGTGGGTCGGTCTGA
- the gvpO gene encoding gas vesicle protein GvpO — protein sequence MAEKRTGARKSSSDGDDGASSRKAPSKKAPSRKTPAKRAAPKAEAPRRATATQVAARAAQQLLELTGKEAEGVTGLGRADDGWTVEVEVVEVRRIPNTTDVLALYEVTTDDHGDLMGYRRLRRYTRGTPGGE from the coding sequence ATGGCGGAGAAGCGCACGGGTGCGAGGAAGTCGAGCAGCGACGGGGACGACGGCGCGTCCTCCAGGAAGGCGCCGAGCAAGAAGGCGCCGAGCAGGAAGACCCCGGCCAAGCGGGCTGCGCCCAAGGCGGAGGCGCCGAGGCGTGCCACCGCGACGCAGGTCGCGGCCCGCGCCGCGCAGCAGCTGCTCGAGCTGACCGGCAAGGAGGCCGAGGGTGTGACCGGGCTCGGCCGTGCCGACGACGGGTGGACCGTCGAGGTCGAGGTCGTCGAGGTCCGGCGCATCCCCAACACCACCGACGTCCTGGCGCTCTACGAGGTGACCACCGACGACCACGGTGACCTGATGGGCTACCGCCGCCTGCGGCGCTACACGCGTGGCACTCCGGGAGGGGAGTGA
- a CDS encoding gas vesicle protein GvpG, translated as MGLITGLLTLPIAPLRGVVAAAEQVQRQAEEELYDPVRIRAQLEDVERRRQDGQLTDEEAEAWEEELVERLLVARDRLDGRQ; from the coding sequence GTGGGTCTGATCACCGGTCTGCTCACGCTGCCGATCGCGCCCCTGCGCGGCGTCGTGGCAGCCGCGGAGCAGGTGCAGCGGCAGGCGGAGGAGGAGCTCTACGACCCGGTGCGCATCCGGGCCCAGCTGGAGGACGTCGAGCGACGGCGACAGGATGGGCAGCTGACCGACGAGGAGGCCGAGGCGTGGGAGGAGGAGCTGGTCGAACGGCTCCTCGTCGCACGTGACCGGCTCGATGGGAGGCAGTGA
- a CDS encoding response regulator transcription factor: MTEGRTRSFPEGSSPSGSAYGVRAAISHWWLQARILEQRGPATTDSLTGRERATLALPADGLTAVAIARRLAVSPRTVNKHLEHLYRKLGVRDRLQAVLVARDAGLVCAGGGGLAR, encoded by the coding sequence ATGACCGAGGGACGCACCCGCAGCTTCCCGGAGGGCAGCTCACCCAGCGGGTCGGCGTACGGCGTGCGGGCGGCGATCAGCCACTGGTGGTTGCAGGCGCGCATCCTCGAGCAGCGGGGACCGGCGACCACGGACAGCCTGACGGGTCGCGAGCGCGCCACCCTCGCCCTGCCGGCCGACGGCCTGACCGCCGTCGCGATCGCCCGTCGGCTCGCGGTGTCGCCACGCACGGTCAACAAGCACCTGGAGCACCTCTACCGCAAGCTCGGCGTGCGCGATCGTCTCCAGGCCGTCCTCGTGGCGCGGGACGCCGGGCTGGTGTGCGCGGGGGGTGGGGGGCTGGCGCGATAG